A segment of the Artemia franciscana unplaced genomic scaffold, ASM3288406v1 PGA_scaffold_67, whole genome shotgun sequence genome:
atatatatatatatatatatattatatatatatataaatatattatatatatatatatatatatatatatatatatatatatatatatttatatatataatatatatatatatatatatatatatattatatatatatatatatatatatatatatatatatatatatatatatatatatatatatatatatatatatatatatatatatatataatatattatatatatatatatatatatatatatatattatatatatatatatatatatatatatatatatatatatatatatatatatatatatatatatatatatatatatatatatatatatatatatatatatatatatatatatatataatatatatatatagtacatatatatatatatatataaNNNNNNNNNNNNNNNNNNNNNNNNNNNNNNNNNNNNNNNNNNNNNNNNNNNNNNNNNNNNNNNNNNNNNNNNNNNNNNNNNNNNNNNNNNNNNNNNNNNNTCTGTGTAGGGCCACGCACACAGTTGGGCGCAGATACCCTCTTAGCCGGTTGTATTCAAAACATTATCGAATCTGCTTATAATCCAAAAGAAATGACCAAAAGAGATGAACTTGTAGCCGCACGTAAAGACTTGAAAAGTCTGATGATggagaggaagaagaaaaatggaaaactaaaattttaaaagtgcTTTATTCTTTggcttatttatttgttgtctgTACTTCGGACTGTAATTTTTTATGCGAAAGCAATAGAACGTTCTGGGATCCTGTTTTTGTActgtttgaataaaattgctgactcaaaatttctattagatgcatttagGAACAGTGCGAAGTGTGTCtgtgtgcgggggggggggtagcagcCATTCGATCACTTTGATTCTtagaaagagcactagaatttttgattaccaatcgaatgagcccctccgaagtttctatgacagcgctttctataaaaaccttctaTACACCAGTGCATAaaatacaacccttgccctaagggctagGGGgatttgttatcctcaaagacaaaatttctggacctttcgaatcctttgaaaaaatagctatttaatttttgtactaGAAGTGTTTGGTAAAATGTTGGGTGTGGGAGAAGCATAACTCGTGTGATAGCGCGTGGATAACTCGTTTAATgctaaatcaggagttaatcaGGGTTGTGGTATATCACCttaatatggatcattttgatggactttgtcttaaggagcacaagaaaggcaaCAGCAAAACATGGAATTAAATGGGGatgaaaaactttcctggacttagataaTGCTGATAAATTGAAGCAGCCTAGATTAacgtttgagcaaaatgaatgagcttttatgtgttttgcaagttcaaggtgctagaatcagtttgaaaattaacgttaatAGGGCTACATCACAATGGCTAGGAATATTTCAAGATGAAAAAGTGACCTTGGGTAATAAAAGATAGAtcaggtggaaaaaaaaactaaaaactaataaaaaaaactaaaaaagctaaaaaactaaaaaacctaaaaaagataaaaaataaaaaaggaaaaaaatgaaaaataaaggagaaaaacaaaactaaaaaacgaatgtatatacagaccgggacaccgggatacaaatgacgaccgggacacagggaatataaatgacgaccgggacacagggacacaactacaacgcgaagcgccaacccaacagctagtagtgtATAAATGTTTTGCCATTGGAATTCCAACCTCTATCGCTGCAATATCAGTTTGCTGGGCTATGAAATGCATAAAGAAGCTAAAACGAAGAGAATTAATGCTTCTTCTGCATTAACAGAGTCTAAGAAGAAGCCACTTGATATTAAAAGATGTAAACAAGCTAACCCGGACGAATTTAATACTTGCAAAGAAGTAACagagtttaagaaaaaaatgcttgACCTATTGGATTCTGAACTATCTTGCAGCATCTGCTATGAGGCTGTGGTAATCATTAATTCAGTACATCTTTTACTGTGATAATCTATATAGCGTGCAATGAATATAGTGTATAAATGTTTTGCCATTGGAATTCCAGCCTCTATCGCTGCAATATTAGTTTCCTGGGCTATGAAAAAGCATAAAGAAGGTAAAACGAAGGGAATTAATGCTTCTACTGCATTAACAGAGTCTAAGAAGAAGCCACTTGATATTAAAAGATGTAAACAAGCTAACCCGGACGAATTTAATACTTGCAAAGAAGTAACagagtttaagaaaaaaatgcttgACCTATTGGATTCTGAACTATCTTGCAGCATCTGCTATGAGGTATTTGTTGAGCCAGTTAGACTGCCGTGTCTACACGCTTTCTGCGAAGCTTGCGTCCTtaagaatgaagaaaaccaaacaaaatgtcCTCTGTGTAGGGCCACGTACACAGTTGGTCGCAAAGATACCCTTTTAGCCGGTTGTATTCAAAACATTATCGAATCTCCTTATAATCCAAATGAAATGACTGAAAGGGATGAACTTGTAGCCGCCCATAAAGACTTGATAAGTCTGATGATggagaggaagaagaaaaaatggaaaactaaaattttaaaagggctTTATTTTTTGGCTGATTTATTTGTTGTCTGTACTTCGTACTGTAACTGGCAGCATCTGCTATTAGTTATTTGTTGAGCCAGTTAGACTGCCGTGTCTACACGCTTTCTGCGAAGCTTGCGTCCTTcagaatgaagaaaaccaaacaaaaatgtCCTCTGTGTAGGGCCACGTACACAGTTGGTCGCAGATACCCTTTTAGCCGGTTGTATTCAAAACATTATCGAATCTGCTTATAATCCAAAGGAAATGACCAAAAGAGATGAACTTGTAGCCGCACGTAAAGACTTGAAAAGTCTGATGATggagaggaagaagaaaaatggaaaactaaaattttaaaagggctTTATTCTTTggcttatttatttgttgtctgTACTTCGGACTGTAATTTTTTATGCGAAAGCAATAGAACGTTCTGGGATCCTGTTTTTGTActgtttgaataaaattgctgactcaaaatttctattagatgcatttagGAACAGTGCGAAGTGTGTCtgtgtgcggggggggggggtagcagcCATTCGATCACTTTGATTCTtagaaagagcactagaatttttgattaccaatcgaatgagccccttccgaagtttctatgacagcgctttctataaaaaccttctaTACACCAGTGCATAaaatacaacccttgccctaagggctagGGGgatttgttatcctcaaagacaaaatttctggacctttcgaatcctttgaaaaaatagctatttaatttttgtattagaAGTGTTTGGTAAAATGTTGGGGGTGTGGGAGAAGCATAACTCGTGTGATAGCGCGAGGATAACTCGTTTAAtactaaatcaggagttaatcaGGGTTGTGGTATATCACCCttaatatggatcattttgatggactttgtcttaaggagcacaagaaaggcaaCAGCAAAACATGGAATTAAATGGGGatgaaaaactttcctggacttagataaTGCTGATAAATTGAAGCAGCCTACATTAacgtttgagcaaaatgaatgagcttttatgtgttttgcaagttcaaggtgctagaatcagtttgaaaattaacgttaatAGGGCTACATCACAATGGCTAGGAATATTTCAAGATGAAAAAGTGACCTTGGGTAATAAAAGATAGAtcagatggaaaaaaaaactaaaaactaataaaaaaactaaaaaagctaaaaaactaaaaaacctaaaaaagaaaaaaaataaaaaaggaaaaaaatgaaaaataaaggagaaaaacaaaactaaaaaacgaatgtatatacagaccgggacaccgggatacaaatgactaccgggacacagggaatataaatgacgaccgggacacagggacacaactacaacgcgaagcgccaacccaacagctagtagtgtATAAATGTTTTGCCATTGGAATTCCAACCTCTATCGCTGCAATATCAGTTTACTGGGCTATGAAATGCATAAAGAAGCTAAAACGAAGAGAATTAATACTTCTTCTGCATTAACAGAGTCTAAGAAGAAGCCACTTGATATTAAAAGATGTAAACAAGCTAACCCGGACGAATTTAATACTTGCAAAGAAGTAACagagtttaagaaaaaaatgcttgACCTATTGGATTCTGAACTATCTTGCAGCATCTGCTATGAGGCTGTGGTAATCATTAATTCAGTACATCTTTTACTGTGATAATCTATATAGCGTGCAATGAATATAGTGTATAAATGTTTTGCCATTGGAATTCCAGCCTCTATCGCTGCAATATCAGTTTCCTGGGCTATGAAAAAGCATAAAGAAGGTAAAACGAAGGGAATTAATGCTTCTACTGCATTAACAGAGTCTAAGAAGAAGCCACTTGATATTAAAAGATGTAAACAAGCTAACCCGGACGAATTTAATACTTGCAAAGAAGTAACagagtttaagaaaaaaatgcttgACCTATTGGATTCTGAACTATCTTGCAGCATCTGCTATGAGGTATTTGTTGAGCCAGTTAGACTGCCGTGTCTACACGCTTTCTGCGAAGCTTGCGTCCTtaagaatgaagaaaaccaaacaaaatgtcCTCTGTGTAGGGCCACGTACACAGTTGGTCGCAAAGATACCCTTTTAGCCGGTTGTATTCAAAACATTATCAAATCTGCTTATAATCCAAATGAAATGACTGAAAGGGATGAACTTGTAGCCGCCCATAAAGACTTGATAAGTCTGATGATggagaggaagaagaaaaaatagaaaactaaaattttaaaagggctTTATTTTTTGGCTGATTTATTTGTTGTCTGTACTTCGTACTGTATCTGGCAGCATCTGCTATTAGTTATTTGTTGAGCCAGTTAGACTGCCGTGTCTACACGCTTTCTGCGAAGCTTGCGTCCTTcagaatgaagaaaaccaaacaaaatgtcCTCTGTGTAGGGCCACGTACACAGTTGGTCGCAGATACCCTTTTAGCCGGTTGTATTCAAAACATTATCGAATCTGCTTATAATCCAAAGGAAATGACCAAAAGAGATGAACTTGTAGCTGCACGTAAAGACTTGAAAAGTCTGATGATggagaggaagaagaaaaatggaaaactaaaattttaaaagggctTTATTCTTTggcttatttatttgttgtctgTACTTCGGACTGTAATTTTTTATGCGAAAGCAATAGAACGTTCTGGGATCCTGTTTTTGTActgtttgaataaaattgctgactcaaaatttctattagatgcatttagGAACAGTGCGAAGTGTGTCtgtgtgcggggggggggggggtagcagcCATTCGATCACTTTGATTCTtagaaagagcactagaatttttgattaccaatcgaatgagccccttccgaagtttctatgacagcgctttctataaaaaccttctaTACACCAGTGCATAaaatacaacccttgccctaagggctagGGGgatttgttatcctcaaagacaaaatttctggacctttcgaatcctttgaaaaaatagctatttaatttttgtattagaAGTGTTTGGTAAAATGTTGGGGGTGTGGGAGAAGCATAACTCGTGTGATAGCGCGTGGATAACTCGTTTAAtactaaatcaggagttaatcaGGGTTGTGGTATATCACCCttaatatggatcattttgatggactttgtcttaaggagcacaaaaAAGGCAACAGCAAAACATGGAATTAAATGGGGatgaaaaactttcctggacttagataaTGCTGATAAATTGAAGCAGCCTACATTAacgtttgagcaaaatgaatgagcttttatgtgttttgcaagttcaaggtgctagaatcagtttgaaaattaacgttaatAGGGCTACATCACAATGGCTAGGAATATTTCAAGATGAAAAAGTGACCTTGGGTAATAAAAGATAGAtcaggtggaaaaaaaaactaaaaactaataaaaaaacaaaaaaagctaaaaaactaaaaaaccttaaaaaagaaaaaaaataaaaaaggaaaaaaatgaaaaataaaggagaaaaacaaaacaaaaaaacgaatgtatatacagactgggacaccgggatacaaatgacgaccgggacacagggaatataaatgacgaccgggacacagggacacaactacaacgcgaagcgccaacccaacagctagtagtatATAAATGTTTTGCCATTGGAATTCCAACCTCTATCGCTGCAATATCAGTTTGCTGGGCTATGAAATGCATAAAGAAGCTAAAACGAAGGGAATTAATGCTTCTTCTGCATTAACAGAGTCTAAGAAGAAGCCACTTGATATTAAAAGATGTAAACAAGCTAACCCGGACGAATTTAATACTTGCAAAGAAGTAACagagtttaagaaaaaaatgcttgACCTATTGGATTCTGAACTATCTTGCAGCATCTGCTATGAGGCTGTGGTAATCATTAATTCAGTACATCTTTTACTGTGATAATCTATATAGCGTGCAATGAATATAGTGTATAAATGTTTTGCCATTGGAATTCCAGCCTCTATCGCTGCAATATCAGTTTCCTGGGCTATGAAAAAGCATAAAGAAGGTAAAACGAAGGGAATTAATGCTTCTACTGCATTAACAGAGTCTAAGAAGAAGCCACTTGATATTAAAAGATGTAAACAAGCTAACCCGGACGAATTTAATACTTGCAAAGAAGTAACagagtttaagaaaaaaatgcttgACCTATTGGATTCTGAACTATCTTGCAGCATCTGCTATGAGGTATTTGTTGAGCCAGTTAGACTGCCGTGTCTACACGCTTTCTGCGAAGCTTGCGTCCTtaagaatgaagaaaaccaaacaaaatgtcCTCTGTGTAGGGCCACGTACACAGTTGGTCGCAAAGATACCCTTTTAGCCGGTTGTATTCAAAACATTATCGAATCTGCTTATAATCCAAATGAAATGACTGAAAGGGATGAACTTGTAGCCGCCCATAAAGACTTGATAAGTCTGATGATggagaggaagaagaaaaaatggaaaactaaaattttaaaagggctTTATTTTTTGGCTGATTTATTTGTTGTCTGTACTTCGTACTGTATCTGGCAGCATCTGCTATTAGTTATTTGTTGAGCCAGTTAGACTGCCGTGTCTACACGCTTTCTGCGAAGCTTGCGTCCTTcagaatgaagaaaaccaaacaaaatgtcCTCTGTGTAGGGCCACGTACACAGTTGGTCGCAGATACCCTTTTAGCCGGTTGTATTCAAAACATTATCGAATCTGCTTATAATCCAAAGGAAATGACCAAAAGAGATGAACTTGTAGCCGCACGTAAAGACTTGAAAAGTCTGATGATggagaggaagaagaaaaatggaaaactaaaattttaaaagggctTTATTCTTTggcttatttatttgttgtctgTACTTCGGACTGTAATTTTTTATGCGAAAGCAATAGAACGTTCTGGGATCCTGTTTTTGTActgtttgaataaaattgctgactcaaaatttctattagatgcatttagGAACAGTGCGAAGTGTGTCTGTGtgcgggggagggggtagcAGCCATTCGATCACTTTGATTCTtagaaagagcactagaatttttgattaccaatcgaatgagccccttccgaagtttctatgacagcgctttctataaaaaccttctaTACACCAGTGCATAaaatacaacccttgccctaagggctagGGGgatttgttatcctcaaagacaaaatttctggacctttcgaatcctttgaaaaaatagctatttaatttttgtattagaAGTGTTTGGTAAAATGTTGGGTGTGGGAGAAGCATAACTCGTGTGATAGCGCGTGGATAACTCGTTTAAtactaaatcaggagttaatcaGGGTTGTGGTATATCACCCttaatatggatcattttgatggactttgtcttaaggagcacaagaaaggcaaCAGCAAAACATGGAATTAAATGGGGatgaaaaactttcctggacttagataaTGCTGATAAATTGAAGCAGCCTAGATTAacgtttgagcaaaatgaatgagcttttatgtgttttgcaagttcaaggtgctagaatcagtttgaaaattaacgttaatAGGGCTACATCACAATGGCTAGGAATATTTATGGATGAAAAAGTGACCTTGGGTAATAAAAGATAGATCAggtggaaaaaaacaactaaaaactaataaaaaaactaaaaaagctaaaaaactaaaaaacctaaaaaagaaaaaaaataaaaaaggaaaaaaatgaaaaataaaggagaaaaacaaaactaaaaaacgaatgtatatacagaccgggacaccgggatacaaatgacgaccgggacacagggaatataaatgacgaccgggacacagggacacaactacaacgcgaagcgccaacccaacagctagtagtgtATAAATGTTTTGCCATTGGAATTCCAACCTCTATCGCTGCAATATCAGTTTGCTGGGCTATGAAATGCATAAAGAAGCTAAAACGAAAGGAATTAATGCTTCTTCTGCATTAACAGAGTCTAAGAAGAAGCCACTTGATATTAAAAGATGTAAACAAGCTAACCCGGACGAATTTAATACTTGCAAAGAAGTAACagagtttaagaaaaaaatacttgacCTATTGGATTCTGAACTATCTTGCAGCATCTGCTATGAGGCTGTGGTAATCATTAATTCAGTACATCTTTTACTGTGATAATCTATATAGCGTGCAATGAATATAGTGTATAAATGTTTTGCCATTGGAATTCCAGCCTCTATCGCTGCAATATCAGTTTCCTGGGCTATGAAAAAGCATAAAGAAGGTAAAACGAAGGGAATTAATGCTTCTACTGCATTAACAGAGTCGAAGAAGAAGCCACTTGATATTAAAAGATGTAAACAAGCTAACCCGGACGAATTTAATACTTGCAAAGAAGTAACagagtttaagaaaaaaatgcttgACCTATTGGATTCTGAACTATCTTGCAGCATCTGCTATGAGGTATGTGTTGAGCCAGTTAGACTGCCGTGTCTACACGCTTTCTGCGAAGCTTGCGTCCTtaagaatgaagaaaaccaaacaaaatgtcCTCTGTGTAGGGCCACGTACACAGTTGGTCGCAAAGATACCCTTTTAGCCGGTTGTATTCAAAACATTATCGAATCAGCTTATAACCCAAATGAAATGACTGAAAGGGATGAACTTGTAGCCGCCCATAAAGACTTGATAAGTCTGATGATggagaggaagaagaaaaaatggaaaactaaaattttaaaagggctTTATTTTTTGGCTGATTTATTTGTTGTCTGTACTTCGTACTGTATCTGGCAGCATCTGCTATTAGTTATTTGTTGAGCCAGTTAGACTGCCGTGTCTACACGCTTTCTGCGAAGCTTGCGTCCTTcagaatgaagaaaaccaaacaaaatgtcCTCTGTGTAGGGCCACGTACACAGTTGGTCGCAGATACCCTTTTAGCCGGTTGTATTCAAAACATTATCGAATCTGCTTATTATCCAAAAGAAATGACCAAAAGAGATGAACTTGTAGCCGCACGTAAAGACTTGAAAAGTCTGATGATggagaggaagaagaaaaatggaaaactaaaattttaaaagggctTTATTCTTTggcttatttatttgttgtctgTACTTCGGACTGTAATTTTTTATGCGAAATAATAGAACGTTCTGGGATCCTGTTTTTGTActgtttgaataaaattgctgactcaaaatttctattagatgcatttagGAACAGTGCGAAGTGTGTCtgtgtgcggggggggggggggtagcagcCATTCGATCACTTTGATTCTtagaaagagcactagaatttttgattaccaatcgaatgagccccttccgaagtttctatgacagcgctttctataaaaaccttctaTACACCAGTGCATAaaatacaacccttgccctaagggctagGGGgatttgttatcctcaaagacaaaatttctggacctttcgaatcctttgaaaaaatagctatttaatttttgtattagaAGTGTTTGGTAAAATGTTGGGTGTGCGAGAAGCATAACTCGTGTGATAGCGCGTGGATAACTCGTTTAAtactaaatcaggagttaatcaGGGTTTTGGTATATCACCCttaatatggatcattttgatggactttgtcttaaggagcacaagaaaggcaaCAGCAAAACATGGAATTAAATGGG
Coding sequences within it:
- the LOC136042109 gene encoding E3 ubiquitin-protein ligase rnf8-like, with the translated sequence MNIVYKCFAIGIPASIAAISVSWAMKKHKEGKTKGINASTALTESKKKPLDIKRCKQANPDEFNTCKEVTEFKKKMLDLLDSELSCSICYEVFVEPVRLPCLHAFCEACVLKNEENQTKCPLCRATYTVGRKDTLLAGCIQNIIKSAYNPNEMTERDELVAAHKDLISLMMERKKKK